One region of Kytococcus sedentarius DSM 20547 genomic DNA includes:
- a CDS encoding O-antigen ligase family protein: MDAPDRRRVAAALRGLGVVVLLAVLPLVSTPETLDIREPVRRVAIAGVLVCAAGAWWADRRGPQLPRAVWWAMGVVALAAVGSTWASANSWLSVVGRYPRDEGLLMIVAYLAMLPAGAVLFATAAGRRLAVWTATLSGWVLVWMGLRDVLNGQTHRVVTALGNASTVGIWGLLLAAWLGWVAWRERSRVALAGAFAGAGLLVLGASRGALVGVLVAAVLSLVLVARTEGVRRVLVPAGLMVAGVVVVLALPMTRDRIFLEEAGAGTNITVRLMMWRHTLALVAEEPVLGLGPSRWVGETSAGYGPTWQAEASPGVRLDGVHNVVLQVTAALGVLGLLAVTGLAVVVGMALLRAALGAVAPVRRGHDRVALASWRSGRATRRERAQGRDAFASWPAAALAVGVGTAVALMFAYTEPVFVVPGAAVVGGGLAVAHGAGGAAVPRRRPARPRAPEVLPAALTAVATVSLVATTLVWDGYRDARTAVASGPAAAGPRLQQAERMAPWDPNIPVRAAGAMTTLAADKGAWHRSWGNELAPQDDALTRACPRIAPDQQCLAWQARAALQAGDPGRGGLLIQQAVSMGPDDHLSRVVQQEVLLAQGDPPQAVAAATDHVERNPHLHTAWRMLAHAQQADGDLAAAQQSAARADRELADFQAG, translated from the coding sequence ATGGACGCACCGGACCGTCGCCGCGTGGCGGCCGCCCTGCGCGGGCTCGGGGTCGTGGTGCTGCTCGCCGTCCTGCCGTTGGTCTCCACCCCGGAGACGCTGGACATCCGGGAGCCCGTCCGCCGGGTCGCGATCGCCGGCGTCCTGGTCTGCGCGGCCGGCGCCTGGTGGGCCGATCGTCGTGGGCCGCAGCTCCCGCGGGCCGTGTGGTGGGCGATGGGGGTGGTGGCCCTGGCAGCGGTGGGCTCCACGTGGGCCTCGGCGAACTCGTGGCTGTCGGTGGTGGGCCGGTACCCGCGGGACGAGGGGCTGCTCATGATCGTGGCCTACCTGGCCATGTTGCCCGCCGGGGCCGTCCTGTTCGCCACCGCGGCGGGCCGCCGGCTGGCCGTGTGGACGGCGACGCTCTCGGGCTGGGTGCTGGTCTGGATGGGGTTGCGCGACGTGCTCAACGGGCAGACCCACCGTGTGGTCACCGCCCTGGGGAACGCCTCGACGGTCGGCATCTGGGGCCTCCTGCTGGCCGCCTGGCTGGGTTGGGTGGCCTGGCGGGAGCGGTCCCGGGTGGCACTGGCCGGGGCGTTCGCCGGCGCCGGCCTGCTGGTGCTGGGCGCCTCGCGCGGGGCCCTGGTCGGGGTGCTCGTGGCGGCGGTGCTCTCGCTGGTACTGGTGGCGCGCACCGAGGGCGTGCGACGGGTCCTGGTGCCCGCTGGGCTGATGGTGGCCGGCGTGGTGGTGGTCCTGGCCCTGCCGATGACGCGTGACCGGATCTTCCTGGAGGAGGCCGGCGCGGGCACCAACATTACGGTGCGCCTGATGATGTGGCGGCACACGCTCGCGCTGGTGGCCGAGGAGCCGGTGCTGGGTCTGGGCCCCTCGCGCTGGGTGGGGGAGACCTCGGCCGGGTACGGGCCCACCTGGCAGGCAGAGGCCAGCCCCGGCGTGCGCCTCGATGGGGTGCACAACGTGGTGCTGCAGGTCACCGCCGCCCTCGGGGTGCTCGGGCTGCTGGCGGTGACCGGCCTGGCCGTGGTGGTCGGGATGGCACTGCTGCGGGCTGCCCTGGGGGCGGTGGCCCCGGTCCGGCGTGGCCACGACCGCGTGGCCCTGGCCTCATGGCGCTCCGGCCGGGCGACGCGGCGGGAGAGGGCCCAGGGGCGTGACGCGTTCGCCTCCTGGCCCGCGGCCGCGCTCGCGGTGGGTGTGGGGACGGCGGTGGCGCTGATGTTCGCCTACACCGAGCCGGTTTTCGTGGTGCCGGGTGCTGCCGTGGTGGGGGGCGGCCTCGCCGTCGCCCATGGCGCGGGGGGCGCCGCCGTCCCCCGTCGCCGCCCCGCACGTCCCCGGGCCCCGGAGGTGCTCCCCGCAGCCCTCACGGCGGTGGCCACGGTCTCGCTGGTGGCCACCACGCTGGTCTGGGACGGCTACCGCGACGCACGCACGGCGGTGGCGAGCGGTCCGGCCGCCGCCGGACCGCGCCTGCAGCAGGCCGAGCGCATGGCGCCCTGGGACCCGAACATCCCCGTGCGGGCCGCGGGGGCCATGACCACCCTGGCGGCCGACAAGGGCGCCTGGCACCGCAGCTGGGGCAACGAGCTCGCGCCGCAGGACGACGCGCTCACCCGGGCGTGCCCCCGCATCGCGCCCGACCAGCAGTGCCTGGCCTGGCAGGCGCGCGCCGCGCTGCAGGCCGGCGATCCTGGACGGGGTGGGCTGCTCATCCAGCAGGCGGTGTCGATGGGGCCGGACGACCACCTCTCCCGCGTGGTCCAGCAGGAGGTTTTGCTGGCGCAGGGAGACCCCCCGCAGGCGGTGGCCGCAGCCACGGACCACGTGGAGCGCAACCCCCACCTCCACACCGCGTGGCGGATGCTGGCCCACGCCCAGCAGGCCGACGGCGACCTGGCCGCGGCGCAGCAGAGCGCCGCCCGCGCGGACCGGGAGCTCGCGGACTTCCAGGCCGGCTAG
- a CDS encoding VTT domain-containing protein, whose product MWWLLLGTLGFGALSALVPGVPIELWLGGVGALVDDVGVWTVAFVASLGHSLGKLPWYALGRWSLGWPWMRRQLEKPGVGERYDRLVTWMEQHAGWGQATMVLSSVVGLPPLAVFIVVAGQLRMSAVGCFVSMTLGRTLRFAAILGAFTWALDLVR is encoded by the coding sequence GTGTGGTGGCTGCTGCTGGGGACGCTGGGGTTCGGTGCGCTGTCCGCGCTGGTCCCCGGGGTGCCCATCGAGCTCTGGCTGGGCGGCGTGGGCGCGCTGGTCGACGACGTCGGCGTGTGGACCGTCGCCTTCGTGGCCTCGCTGGGGCACTCCCTGGGCAAGCTGCCCTGGTACGCCCTGGGTCGCTGGAGCCTCGGGTGGCCGTGGATGCGGCGCCAGCTGGAGAAGCCCGGGGTCGGCGAGCGCTACGACCGCCTCGTGACGTGGATGGAGCAGCACGCGGGCTGGGGCCAGGCCACGATGGTGCTCTCCAGTGTGGTGGGGTTGCCCCCGCTGGCCGTGTTCATCGTGGTCGCCGGGCAGCTGCGCATGTCGGCGGTGGGCTGCTTCGTCTCCATGACCCTCGGCCGCACCCTGCGCTTCGCGGCCATCCTCGGCGCCTTCACCTGGGCCCTCGACCTGGTGCGCTGA
- a CDS encoding LCP family protein produces the protein MSTSADAEGHGSSPSGWSPRRTQQEKSLPRALGLTALSGIVPGLGLLFTPTWRLGALALTGVVLLAGGLIWRFVDGGLLNTAVDVASSSSQLLLLAAGIVLAALLWIALIAITARVTRPGGLDTRGSVALTGVALLMSALVLAPTVQAVNTVAAHRQAVSTVFAGGSGSEPTSRPAIHEDDPWAGFDRVNLLLLGSDAAESREGVRPDALMVMSMDPRTGNSVLVGVPRNLMQAPIPPGNPLHQIWPSGYDCGNACIINALWSEASAHSELFGDEPNPGSETTRDAIEGVVGLDIHHVVTVDLQGFQQLVDAMGGVDITVGERIPIGGKVSNGQIVPGSIRGWIEEGPQHMDGHTALWYSRSRATTSDYDRMDRQRCMVGALISQSQPLDMLRRYPAIAGALEENVWTDIPQEDLPAWADLFLKVKDGRMKSLPLTNERIDTVDPDFEAIHAMVERSINPPKPTATPTPKPSPSTTEETEEAEEPSPNEAEELAATC, from the coding sequence GTGAGCACATCCGCAGACGCGGAAGGGCATGGGTCATCCCCGAGCGGATGGTCTCCCCGTCGTACCCAGCAGGAGAAGTCGCTGCCGCGCGCCCTGGGCCTGACGGCCCTCTCCGGCATCGTCCCCGGCCTCGGCCTGCTGTTCACGCCCACCTGGCGTCTCGGCGCGCTCGCCCTGACCGGCGTCGTGCTGCTGGCCGGGGGGCTCATCTGGCGGTTCGTCGACGGGGGCCTGCTGAACACCGCGGTGGACGTGGCCAGCTCGAGCAGCCAGCTCCTGCTGCTGGCCGCCGGCATCGTGCTGGCCGCCCTGCTGTGGATCGCCCTCATCGCGATCACCGCCCGCGTGACCCGGCCCGGCGGCCTGGACACCCGGGGTTCGGTGGCACTGACGGGCGTGGCGCTGCTGATGAGCGCCCTCGTGCTCGCCCCGACGGTGCAGGCCGTGAACACCGTGGCGGCGCACCGCCAGGCCGTCTCCACCGTCTTCGCCGGCGGTTCCGGCAGCGAGCCCACCAGCCGCCCGGCCATCCACGAGGACGACCCGTGGGCCGGGTTCGACCGGGTCAACCTGCTGCTGCTGGGCTCCGACGCCGCGGAGAGCCGCGAGGGCGTCCGGCCCGACGCGCTGATGGTGATGAGCATGGACCCGCGCACCGGCAACTCCGTGCTCGTGGGTGTGCCGCGCAACCTCATGCAGGCGCCCATCCCGCCGGGCAACCCCCTGCACCAGATCTGGCCGTCGGGCTACGACTGCGGCAACGCCTGCATCATCAATGCCCTCTGGTCCGAGGCCTCCGCACACAGCGAGCTGTTCGGCGACGAGCCGAACCCCGGCTCCGAGACGACGCGCGACGCCATCGAGGGGGTCGTCGGCCTGGACATCCACCACGTGGTGACGGTCGACCTGCAGGGCTTCCAGCAGCTCGTCGACGCCATGGGCGGCGTGGACATCACCGTCGGTGAGCGCATCCCGATCGGCGGCAAGGTCTCCAACGGGCAGATCGTGCCCGGCTCGATCCGCGGCTGGATCGAGGAGGGACCGCAGCACATGGACGGCCACACGGCCCTGTGGTACTCGCGCTCCCGCGCCACCACCTCCGACTACGACCGCATGGACCGACAGCGCTGCATGGTCGGGGCGTTGATCTCCCAGTCGCAGCCGCTGGACATGCTGCGGCGCTACCCGGCGATCGCGGGCGCGCTGGAGGAGAACGTGTGGACCGACATCCCGCAGGAGGACCTGCCGGCCTGGGCGGACCTGTTCCTGAAGGTCAAGGACGGACGCATGAAGAGCCTGCCGCTGACGAACGAGCGGATCGACACCGTCGACCCGGACTTCGAGGCCATCCACGCGATGGTGGAGCGCTCCATCAACCCGCCCAAGCCCACCGCGACGCCCACTCCCAAGCCCTCCCCGTCGACGACCGAGGAGACCGAGGAGGCCGAGGAGCCGTCGCCCAACGAGGCCGAGGAGCTGGCCGCTACCTGCTGA
- a CDS encoding cold-shock protein — MAQGIVKWFNAEKGFGFIQQDGGGDDVFVHFSAIQTNGYRSLEENQRVEFEITQGPKGQQAENVIPQ, encoded by the coding sequence ATGGCACAGGGCATCGTCAAGTGGTTCAACGCTGAGAAGGGCTTCGGCTTCATCCAGCAGGACGGCGGCGGCGACGACGTGTTCGTCCACTTCTCCGCCATCCAGACCAACGGCTACCGCTCGCTGGAGGAGAACCAGCGCGTGGAGTTCGAGATCACCCAGGGCCCCAAGGGCCAGCAGGCGGAGAACGTCATCCCCCAGTGA
- a CDS encoding HU family DNA-binding protein — protein sequence MNRTELASAIAQQADVSAKDAAAVLSAMGDVICETVGKGEKVSLPGLMTIERVERSARTGRNPRTGESMEIPASFGAKLSAGSALKAAAKG from the coding sequence ATGAACCGCACCGAGCTCGCCAGCGCCATCGCTCAGCAGGCCGACGTGTCCGCCAAGGACGCCGCTGCTGTGCTGTCCGCCATGGGTGACGTCATCTGCGAGACCGTCGGCAAGGGCGAGAAGGTCTCCCTCCCGGGTCTCATGACCATCGAGCGTGTCGAGCGCTCCGCCCGCACCGGCCGCAACCCGCGCACCGGTGAGTCCATGGAGATCCCGGCCTCCTTCGGAGCCAAGCTGTCCGCCGGTTCCGCGCTCAAGGCTGCCGCCAAGGGCTGA
- a CDS encoding YtxH domain-containing protein, producing the protein MKNKLLLLVGTGIGYVLGTRAGREKYDALVDQAQSLWGDPRVQDAVTTAKSSTGSAFSQAQDQVKDKVAEVKDSNSATEGNSSFSQTTNPTTTTGTATTGTTGTTGGATGGSTSGFQPTTNTSSFGDK; encoded by the coding sequence ATGAAGAACAAGCTCCTCCTGCTCGTCGGTACCGGCATCGGTTACGTGCTCGGCACCCGCGCCGGTCGCGAGAAGTACGACGCCCTGGTCGACCAGGCCCAGTCCCTGTGGGGCGACCCCCGCGTCCAGGACGCCGTGACGACCGCCAAGTCCTCCACGGGCTCCGCGTTCTCGCAGGCCCAGGACCAGGTCAAGGACAAGGTCGCCGAGGTGAAGGACAGCAACTCCGCCACCGAGGGCAACTCCTCCTTCTCCCAGACCACCAACCCGACCACCACCACCGGGACTGCCACCACCGGCACGACCGGCACCACCGGTGGCGCGACGGGCGGCTCGACCTCCGGGTTCCAGCCGACCACGAACACCTCCAGCTTCGGCGACAAGTGA
- the epsC gene encoding serine O-acetyltransferase EpsC, whose protein sequence is MARRRDGLRDGLPPARPARSRGPAGRARGLLGDGLQGVRRLARQVTEDADAVIARDPATSSRVEALLTSPGLHAVAAHRVAHELWKHPAGRLPARVLGAVSRAVTGVEIHPGAQIGRCLVIDHGMGVVIGETAVVGDDVMMYHGVTLGGVTGDAVKRHPTVGDNVLLGAGSTVLGDIEVSPGAAVGAGAVVLKPVPSGQVVGGIPAKPLNSTYELPELPRDQAADHWVI, encoded by the coding sequence ATGGCGCGACGACGAGACGGGCTGCGGGATGGGCTGCCCCCCGCCCGACCGGCGCGCTCACGTGGCCCCGCCGGCCGGGCCCGCGGGCTCCTCGGCGACGGCCTGCAGGGGGTCCGCCGCCTGGCGCGCCAGGTGACGGAGGACGCCGATGCGGTGATCGCCCGCGATCCCGCGACCTCATCGCGGGTGGAGGCCTTGCTCACGAGTCCGGGCCTCCACGCCGTCGCTGCTCACCGCGTCGCCCACGAGCTGTGGAAGCACCCGGCGGGGCGCCTCCCGGCCCGGGTGCTGGGCGCCGTCTCCCGCGCGGTCACCGGGGTGGAGATCCACCCGGGTGCCCAGATCGGTCGGTGTCTGGTGATCGACCACGGGATGGGGGTGGTCATCGGCGAGACGGCCGTGGTCGGCGACGACGTGATGATGTACCACGGCGTCACTCTGGGAGGGGTCACCGGAGACGCTGTGAAGCGGCACCCGACGGTCGGCGACAACGTGCTGCTGGGTGCGGGCTCGACGGTCCTCGGTGATATCGAGGTGTCGCCGGGTGCGGCCGTGGGTGCGGGGGCCGTGGTGCTGAAGCCGGTCCCCAGCGGGCAGGTGGTCGGTGGCATCCCAGCCAAACCGCTCAACTCGACCTACGAGCTGCCCGAGCTGCCGCGGGACCAGGCCGCGGACCACTGGGTCATCTGA
- the cysK gene encoding cysteine synthase A, whose translation MTIHQDITTTIGGTPLVRLNRLTEGAGATVLAKLESANPAASVKDRIGAAIIDAAEASGELQPGGTIVEGTSGNTGIALAMVAAARGYKLVLAMPETMSRERRGVLRAYGAELVLTPGPDGMKGAVAKAEEIAAERGGVLARQFSNAANSQVHRETTAEEIWADTEGDIDAFVAGIGTGGTITGVGQVLKQRKDDIRVVAVEPADSPILTGGEAGPHKIQGLGANFVPEILDTEVYDEVVDVELDDALRVARELGTKEGILAGISSGANVYAALELAKRPEMDGKTIVVIVCDYGERYLSTPLFEGLTD comes from the coding sequence ATGACCATTCACCAGGACATCACCACGACCATCGGCGGCACCCCGCTCGTGCGCCTCAACCGCCTCACGGAGGGCGCCGGCGCCACGGTGCTCGCCAAGCTGGAGTCGGCCAACCCGGCCGCCTCGGTGAAGGACCGCATCGGTGCGGCCATCATCGACGCCGCGGAGGCGTCGGGTGAGTTGCAGCCCGGCGGCACCATCGTGGAGGGCACCAGCGGCAACACGGGCATCGCCCTGGCCATGGTCGCCGCGGCCCGCGGCTACAAGCTCGTGCTGGCCATGCCCGAGACCATGAGCCGGGAGCGTCGCGGCGTGCTGCGCGCCTACGGCGCCGAGCTCGTGCTCACCCCCGGCCCCGACGGCATGAAGGGTGCCGTGGCCAAGGCGGAGGAGATCGCGGCCGAGCGCGGCGGCGTCCTCGCCCGTCAGTTCTCGAACGCCGCGAACTCGCAGGTGCACCGGGAGACCACCGCCGAGGAGATCTGGGCCGACACCGAGGGCGACATCGACGCCTTCGTGGCTGGCATCGGGACCGGCGGCACGATCACCGGTGTGGGTCAGGTGCTCAAGCAGCGCAAGGACGACATCCGGGTGGTCGCCGTGGAGCCGGCCGACTCCCCGATCCTCACCGGCGGCGAGGCCGGTCCGCACAAGATCCAGGGGCTGGGTGCGAACTTCGTGCCCGAGATCCTGGACACCGAGGTCTACGACGAGGTCGTGGACGTGGAGTTGGACGACGCCCTGCGCGTGGCCCGCGAGCTCGGCACGAAGGAGGGCATCCTGGCGGGCATCTCGTCGGGCGCCAACGTGTACGCCGCGCTCGAGCTGGCGAAGCGCCCGGAGATGGACGGCAAGACGATCGTGGTCATCGTGTGCGACTACGGCGAGCGTTACCTCTCCACGCCGCTGTTCGAGGGCCTGACGGACTGA
- a CDS encoding (Fe-S)-binding protein: MHPLQLLAILLGLAVTAVGIALLTRAVMRIVAVVRQGQAAVGRFDDPVQRTKTMLYEVFAHPRMLRKKWVAIAHWFTMISFGVLFLTLVTAYGQLFNPHFALPLIGHFPPFEWLTEFFGWTGLFGILYLIWLRQRIKPSAAAKEKGDPRRSRFWGSTFWQAYYVEFTILGVVLCILALRALEYALGRVEGAEHASALHFPLTAWMGTALTGLSAGTLGALIIAVALVKILISMAWMITIGLQPTMGVAWHRFLAFFNIWFKRHADGRTSLGELQPMMVGGKPLTSMDQLEEIAEADEGDDELRMGVGSIEDFTWKGLLDFTTCTECGRCQEQCPAWNTEKPLSPKMLVMNLRDAAYAQAPWQSATLTASDPDSQVAAGSPEDFDIRQLVGATEGDPTIPSGGAVIDPDVLWSCTSCGACVEQCPVDIEHVDAIVDMRRNQVLIESAFPSELGGLFKNLESKQNPWGMANSTRMDWAKGLDFPIKQVGSDVESLDEVEYLFWVGCAGAFEDRAKKTTQAVAELLDIAGVDFAVLGDGEACTGDSARRAGNEVLYQMLAQQNVEMLNEVGATKIVVTCAHCFNTIKNEYPQNGGKYEVVHHTQLLNRLVREKKLQPVAASEVATPSPFASTAPSVTYHDPCYLGRHNKVYEAPRELIATLPGVEYREMERSKEKSFCCGAGGARMWMEEKLGSRINVNRTEEAIDTGAERIAIGCPFCRVMMSDGLTAAQEEGRGKDVEVVDVAQMLLAGVRRGQETEAEPSVATDELVDGSTTADPATGDAVTQRIQIPDDISELTKAGSSAAGAALASGSGSGSGDGSEGDEAASRVSANEPRESDGDDAEGPVGSRVDEDDRSPEGETTVDEQGAVGQVEEDRAAGEEPADAVDEPAAAGAPSDDTTNAADTAGATTGDAAAGAASAASGTAPQAFTGDRIGADTPTRFGWASQDGAPTGGTAASASQTAPAAAADSDADSDNTAAAETTTAAATGGTADGTTPEAEAPAPAGPSAGTAPAAFTGQRIGADTPTRFGWATDQATGAPSTSQAAAPATEATVSPGAAGATGAGSAPAGHSGHRIGGESPRRFGWATGTGGEQAESATPAAATQPEPTVTAATQASPEPAAEQPSESAVTEQTSTTVTTSQATPADDAAPAASGPISTAPAGHSGDRIGLDSPQRFGWATGRGSDQDATEGEASTSQAAVTETAGPSTSTEEPTPTVSAPADSSVQRTTATAPQGHTGTTIGSDSASRFGWAQGGAQAAETEVERADTPPIDESHAPVTSTGVMQGDRMDDIGQEQQPQDAADRQPQEVVDPGTTGTPAVVSGTQIVEDEASVNQGSTEPTATESAAPEADASEPPATGGAPVEVPNVGERASRIGTDSPALRLGAWKG; the protein is encoded by the coding sequence ATGCATCCCCTGCAGCTGCTCGCCATCCTCCTGGGTCTCGCCGTCACTGCCGTCGGCATCGCCCTGCTCACCCGCGCCGTGATGCGGATCGTGGCCGTGGTCCGCCAGGGCCAGGCCGCCGTGGGGCGCTTCGACGACCCGGTGCAGCGCACCAAGACCATGCTCTACGAGGTCTTCGCGCACCCCCGCATGCTGCGCAAGAAGTGGGTGGCGATCGCCCACTGGTTCACCATGATCAGCTTCGGGGTGCTGTTCCTGACCCTGGTGACCGCCTACGGGCAGCTGTTCAACCCGCACTTCGCGCTGCCCCTCATCGGACACTTCCCCCCGTTCGAGTGGCTGACCGAGTTCTTCGGGTGGACCGGCCTGTTCGGGATCCTGTACTTGATCTGGCTGCGCCAGCGGATCAAGCCGTCGGCCGCCGCCAAGGAGAAGGGCGACCCGCGCCGGAGCCGCTTCTGGGGTTCCACCTTCTGGCAGGCCTACTACGTCGAGTTCACGATCCTCGGCGTCGTGCTGTGCATCCTGGCCCTGCGTGCCCTGGAGTACGCCCTCGGTCGCGTGGAGGGGGCCGAGCACGCCAGCGCCCTGCACTTCCCGCTGACCGCCTGGATGGGCACGGCGCTGACCGGGCTCTCCGCCGGCACGCTGGGCGCGCTGATCATCGCCGTGGCGCTGGTCAAGATCCTCATCTCGATGGCGTGGATGATCACCATCGGCCTGCAGCCCACGATGGGTGTGGCCTGGCACCGCTTCCTGGCCTTCTTCAACATCTGGTTCAAGCGTCACGCCGACGGCCGCACCTCGCTGGGTGAGCTGCAGCCGATGATGGTGGGCGGCAAGCCGCTCACGAGCATGGACCAGCTCGAGGAGATCGCCGAGGCCGACGAGGGCGACGACGAGCTGCGCATGGGTGTCGGTTCCATCGAGGACTTCACCTGGAAGGGGCTGCTGGACTTCACTACCTGCACCGAGTGCGGCCGCTGCCAGGAGCAGTGCCCGGCCTGGAACACCGAGAAGCCGCTCTCGCCGAAGATGCTGGTGATGAACCTGCGCGACGCCGCCTACGCCCAGGCACCGTGGCAGAGCGCGACGCTCACCGCATCGGACCCCGACTCGCAGGTGGCGGCGGGCTCCCCGGAGGACTTCGACATCCGCCAGCTGGTCGGCGCGACCGAGGGTGACCCGACCATCCCGTCCGGCGGCGCCGTCATCGACCCCGACGTGCTGTGGAGCTGCACCAGCTGTGGTGCGTGCGTGGAGCAGTGCCCGGTGGACATCGAGCACGTCGACGCCATCGTGGACATGCGTCGTAACCAGGTGCTCATCGAGTCGGCCTTCCCGAGCGAGCTGGGTGGCCTGTTCAAGAACCTCGAGAGCAAGCAGAACCCTTGGGGCATGGCCAACTCCACCCGCATGGACTGGGCCAAGGGCCTGGACTTCCCCATCAAGCAGGTGGGCTCGGACGTGGAGTCGCTCGATGAGGTCGAGTACCTCTTCTGGGTGGGTTGCGCCGGCGCCTTCGAGGACCGCGCGAAGAAGACCACGCAGGCCGTCGCCGAGCTGCTGGACATCGCCGGGGTCGACTTCGCCGTCCTGGGTGACGGCGAGGCCTGCACCGGTGACTCCGCCCGCCGTGCCGGCAACGAGGTGCTGTACCAGATGCTGGCGCAGCAGAACGTGGAGATGCTGAACGAGGTGGGGGCCACGAAGATCGTGGTGACCTGCGCGCACTGCTTCAACACCATCAAGAACGAGTACCCGCAGAACGGCGGGAAGTACGAGGTCGTGCACCACACGCAGCTGCTGAACCGCCTCGTGCGCGAGAAGAAGCTGCAGCCGGTCGCGGCCTCCGAGGTGGCCACGCCGTCGCCGTTCGCCTCCACCGCCCCGTCGGTGACCTACCACGACCCCTGCTACCTGGGCCGTCACAACAAGGTCTACGAGGCGCCGCGTGAGCTGATCGCGACCCTGCCGGGCGTGGAGTACCGGGAGATGGAGCGTTCCAAGGAGAAGTCCTTCTGCTGTGGCGCCGGTGGTGCCCGCATGTGGATGGAGGAGAAGCTCGGCTCGCGGATCAACGTGAATCGCACCGAGGAGGCCATCGACACGGGTGCCGAGCGCATCGCCATCGGCTGCCCCTTCTGCCGCGTGATGATGAGCGACGGCCTGACCGCAGCCCAGGAAGAGGGCCGCGGCAAGGACGTGGAGGTCGTCGACGTGGCGCAGATGCTGCTCGCCGGCGTGCGCCGCGGCCAGGAGACCGAGGCCGAGCCCTCCGTGGCCACCGACGAGCTCGTGGACGGTTCGACCACTGCGGACCCGGCCACCGGCGACGCCGTGACCCAGCGGATCCAGATCCCCGACGACATCTCCGAGCTCACCAAGGCGGGCTCCAGTGCCGCCGGGGCAGCCCTTGCATCGGGCTCGGGCTCGGGCTCGGGTGACGGTTCCGAGGGTGACGAGGCTGCCTCCCGTGTCTCGGCCAACGAGCCGCGCGAGTCCGATGGTGACGACGCCGAGGGCCCCGTGGGTTCCCGCGTCGACGAGGACGACCGCTCCCCCGAGGGCGAGACCACCGTGGACGAGCAGGGCGCCGTCGGGCAGGTCGAGGAGGACCGGGCCGCGGGCGAGGAGCCTGCGGACGCCGTGGACGAGCCGGCAGCGGCAGGCGCGCCCTCGGACGACACGACGAATGCCGCCGATACCGCCGGTGCGACGACTGGTGACGCTGCTGCTGGTGCTGCCAGCGCCGCCAGTGGCACGGCCCCACAGGCCTTCACCGGAGACCGAATCGGCGCCGACACGCCCACCCGCTTCGGCTGGGCCTCGCAGGACGGCGCCCCCACGGGCGGCACCGCCGCGTCCGCGTCCCAGACCGCCCCCGCGGCGGCCGCTGACTCGGATGCCGACTCCGACAACACCGCCGCCGCCGAGACCACGACCGCTGCAGCCACCGGAGGTACCGCCGACGGCACCACCCCGGAGGCGGAGGCACCTGCACCGGCGGGACCGAGCGCGGGCACCGCCCCCGCGGCCTTCACCGGTCAGCGCATCGGCGCCGACACCCCCACCCGCTTCGGATGGGCCACCGATCAGGCCACTGGCGCGCCGTCGACGAGCCAGGCAGCAGCACCTGCCACCGAGGCCACCGTTTCCCCGGGTGCCGCAGGCGCCACGGGCGCGGGCAGCGCACCGGCGGGGCACAGCGGCCACCGGATCGGCGGGGAGTCGCCGCGCCGCTTCGGCTGGGCCACCGGTACCGGCGGAGAGCAGGCCGAGAGCGCGACGCCCGCCGCTGCGACCCAGCCCGAGCCCACGGTCACGGCGGCCACACAGGCCTCCCCGGAACCCGCGGCGGAGCAGCCCTCCGAGAGCGCGGTGACGGAACAGACCTCGACGACCGTGACGACGAGCCAGGCCACCCCGGCCGATGACGCCGCCCCGGCGGCGAGCGGGCCCATCAGCACGGCCCCGGCCGGCCACTCCGGTGATCGGATCGGCCTCGACTCCCCGCAGCGGTTCGGCTGGGCGACCGGCCGCGGCAGCGACCAGGACGCGACCGAGGGCGAAGCGTCGACGTCCCAGGCGGCCGTGACCGAGACGGCGGGACCGAGCACCTCGACCGAGGAGCCCACCCCCACCGTCTCCGCGCCGGCCGACAGCTCCGTTCAGCGGACTACGGCCACCGCGCCGCAGGGCCACACCGGCACCACGATCGGATCTGACTCCGCATCGCGATTCGGGTGGGCCCAGGGCGGCGCGCAGGCCGCAGAGACCGAGGTCGAGAGGGCTGACACGCCGCCGATCGATGAGTCCCACGCCCCGGTCACGTCCACGGGTGTGATGCAGGGCGATCGAATGGATGACATCGGCCAGGAGCAGCAGCCGCAGGATGCCGCCGACCGCCAGCCGCAGGAGGTCGTGGACCCAGGGACCACGGGCACCCCGGCCGTGGTCTCGGGCACTCAGATCGTGGAGGACGAGGCCTCGGTCAACCAGGGCTCGACCGAGCCGACGGCCACGGAGTCCGCCGCTCCTGAGGCCGACGCTTCTGAGCCCCCGGCGACGGGCGGCGCTCCGGTCGAGGTGCCGAACGTGGGCGAGCGAGCGTCTCGCATCGGGACTGACTCGCCAGCGCTGCGCCTGGGTGCCTGGAAGGGCTGA